One window from the genome of Mycolicibacterium gadium encodes:
- a CDS encoding acyl-CoA dehydrogenase family protein, with protein MAVDRLLPTDEAFDLIALTRDVADKVLDPVVDTHEKDETYPDGVFPALGAAGLLSLPQPEEWGGGGQPFEVYLQVLEELAARWAAVAVAVSVHSLSSHPLLMFGSEEQKQRWLPDMLSGSQIGAYSLSEPQAGSDAAALRCAAKSDDDGYVLNGSKSWITHGGVADFYTLFARTGEGSRGISCFLVPGDLPGLSFGKPEEKMGLHAVPTTSAFYDNARIGADRRIGADGQGLQIAFSALDSGRLGIAAVATGLAQAALDEAVRYANERTTFGRKIIDHQGLGFLLADMSAGVVSARATYLDAARRRDLNLPYSAQASVAKLVATDAAMKVTTDAVQVFGGAGYTRDYRVERYMREAKIMQIFEGTNQIQRLVIARGLTT; from the coding sequence GTGGCCGTCGACAGGTTGTTGCCAACGGATGAAGCCTTTGACCTGATCGCGCTGACCCGCGACGTGGCCGACAAGGTCCTCGATCCGGTGGTCGACACCCATGAGAAGGACGAGACCTATCCCGACGGGGTGTTCCCTGCCCTCGGCGCGGCGGGGTTGTTGAGCCTTCCGCAGCCCGAGGAGTGGGGCGGTGGCGGGCAGCCGTTCGAGGTGTACCTGCAGGTGCTGGAGGAACTGGCAGCGCGGTGGGCGGCCGTGGCGGTCGCGGTCAGCGTGCACAGCCTGTCGTCGCATCCGCTGCTGATGTTCGGTTCCGAGGAACAGAAGCAACGGTGGCTTCCGGACATGCTGTCCGGCAGCCAGATCGGGGCCTACAGCCTGTCGGAGCCGCAGGCCGGCTCCGATGCTGCGGCGCTGCGGTGTGCCGCCAAGTCCGATGACGACGGCTACGTGCTCAACGGTTCCAAATCCTGGATCACCCACGGCGGGGTCGCCGATTTCTACACATTGTTCGCGCGGACCGGCGAAGGGTCACGGGGCATTTCGTGTTTCCTGGTACCCGGCGACCTGCCCGGGCTCAGCTTCGGCAAGCCCGAGGAGAAGATGGGGCTGCATGCCGTCCCGACCACCTCTGCGTTCTACGACAACGCGCGCATCGGGGCGGACCGTCGTATCGGTGCCGATGGCCAGGGGCTGCAGATCGCGTTCAGCGCGCTGGACTCGGGCCGGCTGGGCATCGCCGCGGTGGCCACCGGCCTGGCGCAGGCGGCGCTGGACGAAGCGGTGCGTTATGCGAACGAGCGAACGACGTTCGGCCGCAAGATCATCGACCATCAAGGGCTGGGATTCCTGTTGGCAGATATGAGCGCGGGGGTGGTCAGCGCACGGGCGACGTACCTGGACGCCGCGCGTCGTCGCGATCTGAACCTCCCGTACTCGGCGCAGGCCAGTGTGGCCAAGCTGGTCGCCACGGACGCGGCGATGAAGGTGACCACCGATGCCGTGCAGGTGTTCGGCGGTGCCGGGTACACGCGCGACTATCGCGTCGAGCGGTACATGCGAGAGGCAAAGATCATGCAGATCTTCGAGGGCACCAACCAGATTCAGCGACTGGTGATCGCGCGCGGCCTGACGACCTGA